One part of the Quercus lobata isolate SW786 chromosome 7, ValleyOak3.0 Primary Assembly, whole genome shotgun sequence genome encodes these proteins:
- the LOC115952863 gene encoding uncharacterized protein LOC115952863: protein MALSSKLSLVLFLSSLFLHAALAELVCEDLPKGVCAFSIASSGKRCLLETSVAGDGSVEYQCRTSEVVVERMAEYIETDQCVQACGVDRNSVGISSDALLEAQFTAKLCSPACYQKCPNIVDLYFNLAAGEGVFLPELCERQRSSPHRIMSELLSSGFAPGPTSGNPSVASIHRTASAPAPL, encoded by the exons ATGGCTCTTTCCTCCAAATTGTCTTTGgttctcttcctctcttctctcttcctccatGCAGCATTAG cTGAGCTTGTATGTGAGGATTTGCCAAAGGGTGTTTGTGCATTTTCAATAGCATCTTCCGGGAAAAGGTGTTTGCTCGAGACGTCGGTGGCGGGTGATGGAAGTGTTGAGTATCAGTGTAGGACATCAGAAGTTGTGGTTGAGAGAATGGCTGAATACATAGAGACTGATCAATGTGTTCAAGCATGTGGGGTTGATAGGAACTCGGTTGGGATTTCATCAGATGCCCTTCTTGAGGCACAATTCACTGCAAAGCTTTGCTCCCCAGCTTGTTACCAGAAGTGCCCCAACATTGTTGatctttatttcaatttggCTGCCGGTGAAG GAGTATTTTTGCCGGAGTTGTGTGAGAGACAGCGCAGCAGTCCTCACCGCATCATGAGCGAGCTTTTGAGCTCCGGTTTTGCCCCTGGTCCAACCTCTGGCAATCCATCAGTGGCTTCAATCCACAGGACCGCCTCTGCTCCAGCTCCCCTGTAA